One region of Phragmites australis chromosome 18, lpPhrAust1.1, whole genome shotgun sequence genomic DNA includes:
- the LOC133898542 gene encoding peroxidase 40, with protein MEHATTVAVVILILLAVNVAAATTENTPVNKSCVTGSAGATVNIGYGGAGTSAGAGVSLGADAYRTTCPSAEEIVRATVERAVAADPRMAASLLRLHFHDCFVNGCDGSVLLDDKPFFIGEKMAVPNANSLRGFEVIDAIKAELERACPETVSCADVLAIAARDSVVASGGPNWQVEVGRKDSRTASLQVANINLPAPTSGVATLVQKFRNVGLSAKDMVALSGAHTIGKARCTTFSTRLTGVGVSAGAVGASKDLTFLQSLQQLCAGSAGSALAHLDLTTPATFDNQYYINLLSGDGLLPSDQALASLGAVPGAEDVISLVAAYAFDASVFFQDFAESMLRMGRLAPGAGSDGEVRRNCRLVNSWS; from the exons ATGGAGCACGCCACTACCGTGGCGGTCGTCATCCTGATCCTGCTCGCGGTCAACGTTGCCGCTGCCACCACCGAGAACACCCCCGTCAACAAGTCGTGTGTCACAGGCAGCGCTGGCGCCACAGTAAACATTGGCTACGGCGGGGCAGGAaccagcgccggcgccggcgtgtCCCTCGGCGCCGACGCGTACCGCACCACCTGCCCCAGTGCTGAGGAGATTGTCCGCGCGACAGTCGAGAGGGCCGTCGCCGCCGATCCACGCATGGCGGCgtccctcctccgcctccattTCCATGACTGCTTCGTCAAT GGGTGTGATGGCTCCGTGCTCCTGGACGACAAGCCGTTCTTCATCGGCGAAAAGATGGCAGTGCCGAATGCCAACTCGCTAAGGGGCTTTGAGGTCATCGATGCCATCAAGGCTGAGCTCGAGCGGGCGTGCCCGGAGACCGTCTCTTGTGCCGACGTCCTAGCCATCGCCGCCCGTGACTCAGTCGTTGCG TCGGGCGGGCCGAACTGGCAGGTAGAGGTCGGCCGGAAGGACAGCCGAACGGCGAGCCTGCAGGTCGCCAACATCAATCTACCAGCCCCGACGTCCGGCGTGGCGACACTCGTGCAGAAGTTCAGGAACGTTGGCCTCTCAGCCAAAGACATGGTCGCTCTCTCCG GCGCGCATACAATAGGGAAAGCGCGGTGCACGACATTCAGCACGCGCCTCACCGGCGTCGGCGTCTCGGCCGGCGCCGTGGGGGCATCCAAGGATCTGACGTTCCTACAGTCGCTGCAGCAGCTGTGCGCGGGTTCGGCGGGGTCAGCGCTGGCGCATCTGGACCTCACCACTCCGGCGACCTTCGACAACCAGTACTACATCAACCTGCTCTCCGGCGACGGTCTGCTGCCGTCTGACCAGGCGCTGGCGTCGTTGGGTGCCGTGCCGGGGGCAGAGGACGTCATCAGCCTCGTTGCCGCCTACGCGTTCGACGCATCCGTCTTCTTCCAGGACTTCGCCGAGTCCATGCTGCGGATGGGGAGGCTCGCACCGGGCGCTGGCAGCGACGGTGAGGTCCGCCGCAACTGCCGGTTGGTGAACAGCTGGAGCTAG